The following is a genomic window from Streptomyces chrestomyceticus JCM 4735.
GTGGGCAGGCCGGTGAGCACGCCGAGGTGGCTGGCGAGGCCGAAGCGGCGCGGGTGGGCGAGCCCGTAGCCGTCGCAGACCACCAGGTCCGGTGTGCGGCCGAGGCGGCGGAGGGCGTCCACCACGGTGGGGATCTCCCGGAAGGCCAGCAGTCCCGGCACGTACGGGAAGGCGACCCGGCCCACGGCGGTGGCCTCCTCCACGACCGCGAGGGTGACGCCGTCCAGGGCGACGGCCGCCGCGGCCACCAGGTCGCGTTCGTCGTCGTAGGCGACGTCCACACCGACGACCGTTCCGGCGAACCCCGGCTCGGGCCCGGACTGCGCGGTCCGTACCCGGGCGCGCAACCGGTCCTGGGTCGCGAGCGCCGCGGCCTCGTCGGTGGGCCAGTGGGCCAGTTCGTCTTCGAGGGAGAGCGTGGCGTCGTTCGTCATGGTGGGGCAACGGTATCCAACGGGCGGGCGGGTAATTCGCTGTGGGCCGCGACGGCCGTGTGTGATGATGCGCGCGGCGCGCGGCCGGTCGCGACCGGTGGCCCGCGCGACGGAGCCCGGTCCGTGCAGGCGCACAGGAGCGCGGAAGCACAAGTGCTGTGGAGCGGGAATGTTTGCGATATCGCTGGGCGACGACGGTGCCGAACTGCGGCCCCTGGAGCCGTACCACGCGGAGGAGTACCTGGCGCACATGGAGCGCGGCCGGGAGTACATCGGCCGCTGGATCCCCCTGCCCGACGTCAGCACCGACCTCCCCTCGTCCCGGGCGTTCCTGCAGTCGTACGCGGACCGGGCCGCCGCCGACCGGGGCCGGCTGTACGGGATCTGGGCGGACGGCACGCTCGTCGGCGGCGTCCTCTTCGGCTCCTTCGACACCGCCACCGGGAACTGCGAGGTCGGCTGCTGGCTGGAGGAGACGGCCGTCGGGCGCGGGCTCGTGACGCGGGCGGTGCGGGTGATCCTCGACTGGGCGGTCGAGGAGCGCGGCATGCACCGCGTGGAGTGGCGGGTGGCCCCCGGGAACACGGCCAGCATCAGGCTGGCCGAGCGGCTCGGGATGGTACGGGAGGGGGTCCTGCGGGAGAGCTATCCGCTCCGCGGCGTACGCCTCGACGGGGAGGTCTGGTCGGTGCTGGCCCCGGAGTGGCGCGAGCTGCGGGCGGCCGGCCGGTGACCTGGGGCGCGCCCGCCGTACCGGAACCGGTCACCCGGGTGGCGGCGCCGCGCGCGGCAGGTCCTCCAGCAGGGTGCCGAGCGCGCCGGTGACCAGCGCGCAGACGGCGTCCGGGTCGGCGTCGGCCAGCGGCTGCTTGCCGACGACCACCCGCATCAGGCCGATGCCGAGCATCCACGACAGGGCGAGGTCGGCGCGCAGCCCGCGGTCGTCGGCCGTGCTGAGCGTGGCGAGCACGCGCGCGTAGTCGTCCCCCATCTCCCGTACGGCGGTGGTGATCTCGTCGCTGTCCCCGATGGAGCGCAGGAAGGTCTCCAGGGCGCGGTCCCCCGGGTCCCCGCCCCGGTGGCCGAGCATGCCGCGCAGCGCCACCTCGAACAGTTCGCCGGGCGGGGTGCTGTGCAACTGCTCCTGGCCGCCAAGCGCCACCACCTCGCCGAACAGGGCCTTCTTCGACCCGAAGTAGCGGAAGAGCAGAGCCTGGTTGACCCCGGCCCGCTCCGCGATGTCGCGTACGGTCGCCCGCTCGTAGCCCCGCTCGGCGAACAGCGCGGCCGCCGCTTCCAGGAGCAGCAGACGGGTGCCCTGGGCCCCACGGCGCCGGGGGGCGCCGTCCGTTTCCGGCGCCGAGACCGATTCGTCCGGCACCCGGTCCGTACCGGCCACCGGCTCGCTCTCCTCCATCGGCGTACTCCTCTCGTCCCTTTCCGCGTCCGCGGGGTCCGACGCCCCGCCAAGGCGGAGATCGCGCAAGGCCGTTGACCGTACCAAGAACCCCCCTCTACTTTGTAAGCAGTTGCTTACACGAGGGAGGCCCCCGGTGACCACAGCCGACACGATGCCCCTTGCCTACCCGTTCAACGAACCCGACGGACTGGCCCTGTCCGACACCTACGAACAGATCCGTGACCAGCCGGGACTGCTGCGGGTGCAGATGGCGTACGGCGAACCCGCCTGGCTCGCCACCCGCTACGCCGACGCGCGGCTGGTCCTCGGCGACCGGCGCTTCAGCCGCGCGGAAGGGCTCAACCACGACGAACCGCGGCAGGCCGAAGGCC
Proteins encoded in this region:
- a CDS encoding endonuclease V, giving the protein MTNDATLSLEDELAHWPTDEAAALATQDRLRARVRTAQSGPEPGFAGTVVGVDVAYDDERDLVAAAAVALDGVTLAVVEEATAVGRVAFPYVPGLLAFREIPTVVDALRRLGRTPDLVVCDGYGLAHPRRFGLASHLGVLTGLPTIGVAKNPFTSRYELPGEERGASSPLLDGTADGRDEVVGRALRTQKGVKPVFVSVGHRVDLDRACAHTLHLSPRYRIPETTRAADALCRRALSEARAG
- a CDS encoding GNAT family N-acetyltransferase, with the translated sequence MFAISLGDDGAELRPLEPYHAEEYLAHMERGREYIGRWIPLPDVSTDLPSSRAFLQSYADRAAADRGRLYGIWADGTLVGGVLFGSFDTATGNCEVGCWLEETAVGRGLVTRAVRVILDWAVEERGMHRVEWRVAPGNTASIRLAERLGMVREGVLRESYPLRGVRLDGEVWSVLAPEWRELRAAGR
- a CDS encoding TetR/AcrR family transcriptional regulator; protein product: MEESEPVAGTDRVPDESVSAPETDGAPRRRGAQGTRLLLLEAAAALFAERGYERATVRDIAERAGVNQALLFRYFGSKKALFGEVVALGGQEQLHSTPPGELFEVALRGMLGHRGGDPGDRALETFLRSIGDSDEITTAVREMGDDYARVLATLSTADDRGLRADLALSWMLGIGLMRVVVGKQPLADADPDAVCALVTGALGTLLEDLPRAAPPPG